A single Amphiura filiformis chromosome 8, Afil_fr2py, whole genome shotgun sequence DNA region contains:
- the LOC140159502 gene encoding uncharacterized protein, with amino-acid sequence MNIFKNLRDDYGKNTVKHLRDLENCEKKIARHRNHLVYTLRCRDLNLTSPSLKLKCPINTKKARDIINQAHRGLLRERVRVINNKLDCLKNNKSSLERELKSVIPADSPLESEISSHLARVRENTFVKTKSRQVCKLQNLADKNQNKGHLHRKPIAESEPDLTGTQLKKWVINLSKYKLNDTQTKVLAKGLNYAVSPVDVCPDEFVLATELACKNLPYPEAVQLRSKVASTLRSSKPPKSNVSIHERKAINVLKKEDSFVILPADKRKATVVLDKQEYN; translated from the coding sequence atgaacatcttCAAGAATTTACGTGATGATTATGGTAAAAACACAGTGAAACATCTTCGTGACTTAGAGAACTGTGAAAAGAAAATTGCCCGTCACCGTAACCATCTTGTCTACACTCTCAGATGCCGCGATTTAAACCTCACTTCTCCTAGCCTCAAACTCAAGTGTCCGATCAACACCAAGAAAGCCAGGGATATTATAAATCAAGCACATCGTGGACTTTTACGCGAACGAGTAAGAGTTATTAATAATAAATTGGATTGTTTAAAGAATAACAAATCATCTCTCGAACGTGAACTAAAATCGGTAATACCCGCGGACTCCCCTCTGGAAAGTGAAATCTCGTCCCATCTTGCGAGAGTTCGCGAGAACACGTTTGTGAAAACGAAAAGTCGTCAAGTGTGCAAGCTGCAGAATTTGGCAGACAAGAATCAAAACAAAGGTCATTTGCACAGAAAACCGATCGCTGAATCGGAACCAGATCTCACCGGTACAcagttgaaaaaatgggtaattaatttgtcaaaatacaagctCAATGACACTCAGACCAAGGTGCTTGCGAAAGGTCTGAATTATGCCGTGTCTCCCGTGGATGTGTGCCCCGACGAATTTGTGCTCGCTACTGAATTAGCATGTAAGAACTTACCGTATCCTGAAGCCGTTCAACTGAGATCGAAAGTTGCCAGTACTCTTAGGTCATCGAAACCTCCGAAGTCTAATGTGAGTATCCATGAAAGAAAAGCAATTAATGTTCTCAAAAAAGAAGACAGTTTTGTTATCTTACCTGCGGATAAGAGGAAGGCTACGGTAGTCCTGGATAAACAGGAGTACAATTAG
- the LOC140159501 gene encoding uncharacterized protein, whose product MVGNSTHHVLNSKSLAEELVDVVIEEGDILNSHDVVSLFTCTPINKVLDIVKERLQKEGWLKEYNKFHGFNLTTEDVVELLDFILSTTYFTFCGKIYRQLFGAAMGSPVSPLAANIFMEHLEDIAIANAHLECKPKLWKRYVDDILEIVCKDEVNNLTDHLNQADDTDSIKFTFEKEADGKIPFLVSLIVRRDDGSVKLMVYRKATHTDQYLNFRSHHPLHQKLGVVRTLLDRTKKIVTEEQDKVEEETHIKGALQNCGYPEWSIEKVKDQMAKPKPKKE is encoded by the coding sequence ATGGTAGGAAATTCCACTCACCATGTGTTAAACTCGAAGTCTTTAGCTGAGGAGTTAGTGGATGTAGTGATAGAGGAAGGGGACATATTAAACTCCCATGATGTGGTTTCCTTGTTTACGTGCACGCCCATCAATAAAGTTCTGGACATTGTTAAAGAAAGGCTACAGAAGGAGGGTTGGTTGAAAGAGTATAATAAATTTCACGGCTTCAACTTAACAACAGAAGATGTAGTGGAATTGCTCGATTTCATCCTCTCTACCACTTATTTTACGTTTTGTGGGAAGATTTACAGGCAGCTTTTCGGCGCAGCGATGGGCAGCCCCGTTTCACCTTTGGCCGCCAATATTTTTATGGAACACCTGGAAGACATTGCTATCGCCAATGCTCATTTGGAATGTAAACCTAAGCTATGGAAGAGATATGTGGATGATATCTTAGAAATTGTTTGCAAGGATGAAGTTAATAATCTCACTGACCACCTGAATCAAGCTGACGACACTGACTCCATTAAATTCACTTTTGAGAAGGAAGCGGATGGTAAGATCCCATTTTTGGTCTCATTGATTGTTCGCCGCGATGATGGGTCAGTTAAGTTAATGGTATATCGGAAGGCAACACACACCGACCAATACTTGAACTTTAGGTCACATCACCCTCTCCACCAGAAACTTGGCGTCGTGCGTACCCTCCTTGACAGAACGAAGAAAATAGTCACGGAAGAGCAAGACAAGGTAGAGGAGGAAACGCATATCAAAGGGGCTCTCcaaaattgtggttacccagaatGGAGTATTGAAAAAGTGAAAGACCAGATGGCTAAGCCTAAACCTAAGAAAGAATGA